The Gossypium hirsutum isolate 1008001.06 chromosome D03, Gossypium_hirsutum_v2.1, whole genome shotgun sequence genomic interval TGCAATTGGAGGCCTTAAACACCACAAAATGCTTTGAAGATTTATATGACCGAGTTTTatacattgaagttaaaaatgaTATATTGAATTTCATAAAGAGGTTTTCCtagatattttgtaaaatttacgttttagtccataaactttgttttgaaattcaaTAAGTTTTAACcttaattttgaactaaaaattTCAATTATGGTTTCAAATAAAATTCCCAAGGCACTTGTTAGATTTATTTCATGATTTATGAGTATTTCGCGTACATTATGCAAAATGACATTTTTTACATCTATAGTTACTTTGCTGTGTTATGCCAAACGAAGCATGTCTTAGGCTTTTGCAtgtttaaattacttaattaagcGTGTATTTGCTTGGTGTGAATGGTGGTTTGTGGTGTGTTTGGTGATCGATAAGGAGAGTCACGTAAGTGGCTAATGTGACTTCCAGATTCGGGTCGAACCGTCCCAACCAGGTTTGGGGTGCCACAATAGCAAccagtattttttttattttaaaatttatgtatggtgagatttgaacccataccaacaatatttttaaaatattttcgttATCGCTTCAatcaaaactttaattttttatgagtATTTTTATACTTGAGttttatttaatctcattatttaatatatataaatacttttttatatacatatatcaaatgTTTTCCGAAAACAGCTATAAATCCGAAATGGCACATTGAAACAAATTAGTACTAATACATATTAATACCAATAAAAATGATTCGTCCACTCGTACGATACTGATTACTTTGGTTTGCACCCATTCCTTTCGTTTTCCATTACACGTGTTGGTACTTCAAGCAATTTTCTTAACCCCAATCCTTTATTAGTCACATTGCTTTTCTTTAGATAGAAAATTTAACTTGACTATTTAAACTTTAACAAAAATGACATGATAGGCCATGTGTgcttcataaaatttaaaaattaaaaagtaattcaaatttttataagaaagctcataaattttttttaaatatcaatgtCGAGAATGAAGTACATGTAGGTTATCACGTCGTTTGCTACATCAATAATGTTAACAAATTAATGGTTTGGCCAATTTTTCCATAAAAAAGAAATTGACTAAATTTTTAATGTTGAGAAATAAAGTGGTCCAAAAAAAGAATTAGGGTCAAAATGATAAAAGAGGTAAATGTTAGAGGCTAAGTTAATAATTATGCCTTAATCTTTTAACCTTTGTGACCCGACCCATCAACTCCACTAATTGGGTCTTAAGCTCCGAGCCTAAAGAGAAACTGTTTCGTTAGTTGGGCCTTTCTGGCATGGTTCTGTCTATCCAGCAGATGAGTTTAGTTTAGAAGGCAAATATAAACCCAATAAGCGTTTTCGTACCCTAGAAGCGTAGTCTTCAAATAACCCTAGTTCTCCCTTTTTGTGCTCCCTTCTCTAAAGAAACACGGTAAGGTAGCCGTTTTTGCTTTCAGGTAAGctctcattttctctcaaatATTACTTCCTAGATTTGTTTGTCTATATATTAGCATTAAATGGTTTGGAATATTGTAATATAATGGACTATGTTGGGTTTTGGTTGTAATGGTATTTTCCATTTCTCCTTGATTAACTGAGTGTTTGCTAAAAGAATGATCTGCTTTTTATCTAATCTTTGAACTTTTATAAATGCTTGTTTGTTATTGAGTAGAAAATCTACCGCAGTTTGCAGTTGAGAGGATGGTGAGAGTCAGCGTTTTGAATGATGCACTCAAGAGCATGTACAATGCCGAGAAGAGGGGCAAACGACAGGTCATGATCAGGCCTTCCTCCAAAGTGATCATTAAGTTTCTTTTGGTCATGCAGAAGCATGGTTTGTTGACTTTACTCCCCACTCATCTTTACTAAAATCGATTTTTTTGTTATCTATAGCATTAACAAGAAAAtgctgattttttttcttttaatgattGTCATTGAAGGTTATATTGGAGAGTTTGAGTATGTCGATGATCACAGATCTGGAAAAATTGTGGTTGAATTGAACGGAAGGCTGAACAAGTGTGGGGTGATTAGCCCTCGTTTCGATGTCGGAGTTAAAGAGATTGAAGGTTGGACTGCTAGGCTACTTCCTTCCAGACAGGTTAGCATAGAAACTTTCTGATGTTTATTGTTCGTGTATTGTATTTTCATAAGACCCAGATTTGCTAAGATCAGAAATTCTTCTTAGACAAACAAATGAAATGTGGAAACTTCGATTGTGCATCAATATATTGTTTTGTTGTTGTGGCATGCCTTCTATTTAATCTAATAGTCAACTAGATAAGATTTCATGGCTGACATAAGCTTAGGGGACGGTTTAGCCCATTGAAATGAGACTGGTATATGTTATGCAATTTATGTGCTTTGCTATTGCAGTTCGGATACATTGTGCTTACCACTTCAGCTGGTATCATGGACCATGAAGAAGCAAGAAGAAAGAATGTCGGTGGAAAAGTACTTGGTTTCTTCTATTGAGACAAATCTGAGTtctttttatttggtttatttctcTTCATGTAGGACATGGTAGTTTTCCTCAACCTAAGTTTGgtgtcaatttaatttttgtttatctGGGATTATACCTATGTTTTGGGTATGGTGTTTGAGATTACGAGTTGCTTGTTTTTTGTTGGTAATAGATTTCTTGCCTGTAGAAGTTTGAAAGCTTCTGCTGATTAATTTAGAAATGAGAAAGTTGATTAAAACCATTATGTAATATTGATATGATAACTCTTATTTACTTGTGTATGAATATCTTGAGGAAATGTACTTCATAGGTATACCTCGAGCATATATCAAAACTTCTTACATTCGAAGGGAAGTTGTTTGGAGCTTCTTTCTTTGATGATTTGAACTAGAGTTTAGCCCTCAAAGCAGATTCGGGTCTTAATTTTGGAGCTTGAGTAGCACCGAGCAGTCTATCGGGACAATTTCTTGTTCTTCATGAAACCCACCAAAAGAAAGAATATTGGTATCCTCCTTACCATTTTCGTGTTCTTCATGAAACCCACCAAAAGAAAGAATATTGGTATCCTCCTTACCATAACCGTTCCCCATCGTTATGATAATTTCATCATCCTTACCATAAGCAGGAGTTGCTTTCCGGATATGCATATCATTCTTACTCCATATCATGGTTATGCCCCATTGAAATGAAACTACCAACATTTTCCCTGTCATAGGCCTCAATTATATGCATATACCTATGCTTCTTTGCATCATGCATGCTATTATCGGAGTCCTTAATGTGATTGACCTTAACTTTTCTAATTCAGCCACAACAGAAACATGTGTCAGGATCTCCAGTGCAATGAGATATTGACAAACCAACCGATGCATCTTCGCAAATACCTTTCCATCAAATGTTGTCAATAATGCTGACTTGGAACTGGCTGAAAACTGGAAAGATTTTCCCAAGGGGAAGGAATACTGGAATTGGATATACCAGAACTCAATTTATCCTTAAGAAACCAGTTATTGGATTCAATTCTGGAAGAATTATAAACTGTTTAATGGAATCCCCATCAGAAACATGAGAAGGTCATTTGCAATCAAAAGACTTTTAATCTGAAATGACTGCAATAAACAAATATCATTTATTTGTATCAATTCAATGATCAACaaaagaagagaaagtaaaactTAAATCTTTTTCGCAGTAACAAATAAAGTCGCATCCCTTTAATCATTCTAAATAGAATAGTAAGCTCTTTTTCCATGAAATTACTTTTATCATATGAGACTGAAAattaggaaaaacaaaaaaattaaatctacatTTCAATATTTAGGAAAAAGGCTTACCTTTTTTTTTCCAGATTCCCACTACTTCAACTGGAGATAGAGTGCTTTCTTTTGCTTTAACTCTCAATCAAAGCATGCGGACCCTGCAATTTTCCTTTCAGAATTTGACATCCATATAATttccccaaaatttccagataatGGAATGGCTAAAAGCGGTAGATGAAGAAAAAGAACCCTAAAGTAATTTGAAAGCTATATCTCGTTTGTTTTCCATTAATTTTGAACGATAATTACTTTCCGTTATCGCCGGAAAGCCGGAGGCATCGGCCGATTGTTGGTCATTATATGATGAAATCACTGAGAGGGAGAGAATTCATTTTTATTCTTGTCTGTGTGGAGCACTGGATTTTTGCTCGTGAAATGAATGTCAAAATGTaccattttactaaaaaaaaaagtCACATTTCTTACTctatatatgaaaatgaaaatgagccactttaaattttatttaccaGAATAGGTCAGAAAATCTAAAATGTGTCTACGTGGAAGTATTTTAAAgggaaattttagaaaaacgcGTTGACCGGGATACGTTTTACCCTATGTTAGCAAA includes:
- the LOC107950276 gene encoding 40S ribosomal protein S15a-1; translated protein: MVRVSVLNDALKSMYNAEKRGKRQVMIRPSSKVIIKFLLVMQKHGYIGEFEYVDDHRSGKIVVELNGRLNKCGVISPRFDVGVKEIEGWTARLLPSRQFGYIVLTTSAGIMDHEEARRKNVGGKVLGFFY